The Marinobacter szutsaonensis sequence ATCCTGGCATGGCGAGCCGAACTTCCCTCAGGAGCTGGCGCGGCTGTGTTTCGATGCGATGAACGGACGGGATCACGGCAAGGCCCTGGATCTGGGCTGTGCCTGCGGCCGGGCCACCTTCGAGCTGGCCACCCGCTTTGACCACGTCGACGGTGTCGATTTTTCCGAGAGTTTTGTCAGCTCAGCGGCGGAAATGGCGAAGCAGAAGCAGATGCGTTACGCCCGGCCGGAAGAGGGCGAACTGGTGAGTTACCAGGAGCGGAGCCTGGCGTCCCTCGGACTGGAAGATACGGCCGGGAGGGTGAGCTTCCATCAGGGTGATGCCTGTGAACTCAACCCCCGGTTCACCGGCTACGACCTGGTGCTGGCGGCCAATCTGATAGATCGCCTGTACCAGCCGTCAAAGTTCCTCACCACCATCCACGAGCGCATCACCGACAACGGCCTGCTGGTCATTGCCTCCCCGTACACCTGGCTGGAGGAATACACGCCCCGGGAGGCCTGGGTCGGTGGGTTCCGCAAGGACGGCGAGGACTACACCACCTTTGACGGCCTGCAGGATATGCTGGCGCCGCATTTCCGGCTGCTGGTAGATCCTCACAGCGTGCCGTTTGTGATCCGGGAGACGCGGAACAAATTCCAGCACAGCTTCTCGGAAGTGACGGTCTGGGAGAAACTCTGAACGTCAGGTACGGGTCAGGCTGTCCCGGCGGATGGCCCGCTCCAGGCGACGATGGCTTTCGCTACGCTCGGACAGCACCTGCTGCACGTATTGTATATGGGTGCCGGCAATCTCCCGGGCGTCATCCGCCCGTCCCTGCATGATGGCGCTGAACAGCAGCCGGTGTTGCTCCTTGAGGCCCTCCCGGGTTTCCGCTTCTCTCGCGTACATGCCGCCGATGTTGGTCACCACGCTGCTCTTGAGCATGTTGAACAGGGTGCGGATGGTGTGCAGTAGAATGACGTTGTGACTGGCTTCGGCAATGGCCAGGTGGAAGCGGGCGTCGGCGGCGCCTTCGGCTTCCAAATCCCGCTCGGAATCTTTCTCATAGCAGGCCTGCAGTTCGTCGTAGGCGGCCTGTAGATGCTCCCGATCCACTTCCGTCGCGCGAAGGGCAGC is a genomic window containing:
- a CDS encoding GntR family transcriptional regulator, coding for MAIGHIAPRRLADTIVEQLETMILEGTLQPGERLPPERVLAEQFGVSRPSLREAVQKLAAKGLLTSRQGGGNFVTENLGSSFSDPLISLLEDRPEAQRDLLEFRRTLEADCAYYAALRATEVDREHLQAAYDELQACYEKDSERDLEAEGAADARFHLAIAEASHNVILLHTIRTLFNMLKSSVVTNIGGMYAREAETREGLKEQHRLLFSAIMQGRADDAREIAGTHIQYVQQVLSERSESHRRLERAIRRDSLTRT
- a CDS encoding putative 4-mercaptohistidine N1-methyltransferase; this translates as MNEPSGYYESDTTLAQYLEFHFGESWHGEPNFPQELARLCFDAMNGRDHGKALDLGCACGRATFELATRFDHVDGVDFSESFVSSAAEMAKQKQMRYARPEEGELVSYQERSLASLGLEDTAGRVSFHQGDACELNPRFTGYDLVLAANLIDRLYQPSKFLTTIHERITDNGLLVIASPYTWLEEYTPREAWVGGFRKDGEDYTTFDGLQDMLAPHFRLLVDPHSVPFVIRETRNKFQHSFSEVTVWEKL